From one Chanodichthys erythropterus isolate Z2021 chromosome 3, ASM2448905v1, whole genome shotgun sequence genomic stretch:
- the LOC137017160 gene encoding GTPase IMAP family member 8-like yields MMNQQMSGVTEDDLHVNMSSTVTASQNPYCKREESLSLPPSMTLRIVLLGKSVSENSGVGNVLLGRAAFDSEAPPDVVESVGGRLKDRRVTIINSPQLLQTNISDHQITQTVRECVNLSDPGPHVIVLLLQHDQCSAEDQECVEKVLDSFSERVYQHTMVLTTQEPTETNDILLKIIQKCFNRHFSLQRSSSPDDLLQMFEDIVKMNDGRHLDCAEGSQYFTMKQQATERLSDNVKLNLVVCGSDGTLKSSISELILQQTDRRSDMELHGRQISLVELPALFNIWLSEEEVMRETLRCLSLCDPGVHVLLLIIPDAPLTNEDKAEMEAIKRIFSSKINKHLMIFIMPSSEHQTAELNEETQSVIESFGGQHHFFGPTTQVSTLMENIEQMVEANGGEFFSTETFLEAQMKKLLQVEEMKKKIHSLDTHLLSPGLTESEDDLRIVLLGKTGVGKSATGNTILGNDAFTAETSHKSVTKESRRETSEINGRHVTVIDTPGLFDTELSNEEIQREISNCISMILPGPHVFLLLIPLGRFTKEEAKSVKIIQETFGEKSLMYTMVLFTRGDDLKNKTIEQFLGEPGSPLMKLIEACGNRFHVFNNNQTGDRTQVSELLEKIDNMVEANGGSFYTCKMFRQMEREKQEQQMKILMDRVREKEEEMKKLEEEKERMKMMIKEERQNHDKERKIREDEFKREIREQEKHQREIRDELRRERETFKHEIENMKEEKEKVKEKHQMEIDRLMNRIENERQNHEKEKKKIEKEYTEREEQYKTLIKDKEEKEREIRAEMKRECEEWEKQKLQEKTRREEEDEKRREKEQRVSDDFSQRLKEERKRMEREKQDLQSKQEAEENKMKILMEKLNREREELMKKHEEEKVKMMMMMEEERQNHDKERKRREEEFREREERQKREMKDKEEQEREMRENTKREREMFKNEIETIRQEKENVKKEK; encoded by the exons ATGATGAACCAACAGATGTCAGGAGTTACAGAAGATGATCTGCATGTAAACATGTCCAGCACAG TGACTGCTTCCCAGAATCCTTATTGTAAGAGAGAAGAGAGCCTAAGCCTACCTCCATCAA TGACTCTGAGGATTGTTCTTCTGGGGAAGAGTGTGTCAGAAAACAGTGGAGTGGGAAACGTCCTGTTGGGACGAGCAGCGTTTGacagtgaagctcctccagaTGTTGTAGAGAGTGTCGGAGGAAGATTGAAGGACAGACGCGTAACCATCATCAACAGTCCTCAGCTGCTCCAGACAAACATCTCAGATCATCAGATCACACAGacagtgagagagtgtgtgaatCTGTCTGATCCAGGACCTCATGTGATCGTTCTGCTCCTCCAACATGATCAGTGTTCAGCCGAAGATCAGGAGTGTGTGGAGAAGGTGCTGGACTCTTTCTCTGAGAGGGTTTATCAACACACCATGGTTCTCACCACACAAGAGCCCACTGAAACTAATGACATCCTACTGAAGATCATTCAGAAATGCTTCAACAGACACTTCAGTCTTCAGAGAAGCAGCTCTCCTGATGATCTTCTGCAGATGTTTGAGGACATTGTGAAAATGAATGATGGACGACACCTGGATTGTGCTGAAGGTTCACAGTATTTCACAATGAAGCAACAAGCCACAGAAAGAC TTTCAGATAATGTAAAGCTGAATCTGGTTGTCTGCGGGAGTGACGGGACATTAAAATCCTCCATATCAGAGCTAATCCTgcagcagacagacagaagatCAGACATGGAGCTTCATGGACGTCAGATCAGTCTTGTGGAGCTTCCAGCTCTGTTCAACATTTGGCTCTCAGAGGAGGAAGTGATGCGTGAGACTCTCcgctgtctgtctctctgtgatCCTGGAGTTCATGTTTTACTCCTCATTATTCCTGATGCTCCACTGACTAATGAAGACAAAGCAGAAATGGAGGCAATCAAAAGGATATTCAGCTCAAAAATCAACAAACATCTCATGATCTTCATAATGCCGAGTTCAGAGCATCAGACAGCAGAACTCAATGAAGAAACACAGTCTGTCATTGAGAGTTTTGGAGGACAACATCATTTCTTTGGTCCCACCACACAAGTGTCCACATTGATGGAGAACATTGAGCAAATGGTGGAAGCAAACGGAGGAGAGTTTTTCTCCACAGAGACATTTCTGGAGGCACAGATGAAAAAACTGCTGCAAGTTGAAGAGATGAAGAAGAAAATCCATTCACTAGACACACATTTACTGTCACCAG GTTTAACAGAAAGTGAAGATGACCTGAGGATTGTGCTACTGGGAAAAACTGGAGTTGGGAAAAGTGCAACCGGAAACACAATCTTAGGAAATGATGCATTTACAGCAGAAACATCTCATAAGTCAGTTACTAAAGAGAGTCGGAGAGAAACATCTGAAATCAACGGCCGACATGTTACTGTGATCGACACTCCAGGACTGTTTGATACTGAACTGAGTAATGAGGAGATCCAGAGAGAAATCAGCAACTGCATCTCCATGATCCTGCCTGGACCACATGTGTTTCTCCTACTGATTCCACTGGGACGATTCACTAAAGAAGAAGCAAAATCAGTGAAGATCATCCAAGAGACATTCGGTGAGAAGTCTTTAATGTACACCATGGTGCTCTTCACCAGAGGAGATGATCTGAAGAACAAAACCATTGAACAGTTTCTGGGAGAACCAGGATCTCCTTTGATGAAGCTGATTGAAGCGTGTGGAAACAGATTCcatgtgtttaataataatcagaCTGGAGACCGAACACAGGTGTCTGAACTACTGGAGAAGATAGACAACATGGTGGAAGCAAACGGAGGGAGTTTCTACACATGTAAGATGTTcagacagatggagagagaAAAACAAGAACAACAAATGAAGATCCTGATGGACAGAGTTAGAGAAAAGGAAGAGGAGATGAAGAAACTagaagaagagaaagagagaatgaaaATGATGATAAAGGAAGAAAGACAGAATCATGACAAAGAGAGAAAAATAAGAGAAGATGAAtttaaaagagaaataagaGAACAAGAGAAACATCAGAGAGAGATACGAGATGAGTTGAGACGAGAACGAGAGACATTTAAACATGAAATAGAGAACATGAAGGAAGAAAAGGAGAAAGTAAAGGAAAAACATCAGATGGAAATAGACAGACTGATGAACAGAATAGAGAATGAAAGACAGAAtcatgaaaaagagaaaaagaaaatagaaaaaGAATATACAGAAAGAGAAGaacaatataaaacattaataaaagacaaagaggagaaagaaagagagatcCGTGCGGAGATGAAGAGAGAATGTGAAGAATGGGAGAAACAGAAACTACAGGAAAAGACAAGaagagaggaagaggatgagaaaagaagagaaaaagaaCAGAGAGTTTCTGATGACTTTAGTCAGAGACTaaaagaagagagaaagagaatggAAAGAGAGAAACAAGATCTTCAATCTAAACAGGAAGCAGAAGAAAACAAGATGAAGATCCTgatggagaaactgaacagagaaagagaagaacTGATGAAGAAACATGAAGAAGAGAAAGtgaaaatgatgatgatgatggaggaAGAGCGACAGAATCATGAcaaagagaggaagaggagagaaGAAGAattcagagagagagaagaaagacaaaagagagaaatgaaagacaaagaggagcaagagagagagatgagggagaacacaaaaagagaacgagagatgtttaaaaatgaaattgaaaCAATTAGGCAAGAAAAAGAGAAtgtgaagaaagaaaaataa